Proteins co-encoded in one Capsicum annuum cultivar UCD-10X-F1 chromosome 9, UCD10Xv1.1, whole genome shotgun sequence genomic window:
- the LOC124887190 gene encoding uncharacterized protein LOC124887190, producing MSQLSATLNQRKAGTLPSDTVQNLRTDGSCMAITTRSGKILFGPYMGKSIEKEVSVDKLKESNPVESEKLDGFIDVSYKEDDYKEEVVLKQIPIPPPSFPQRLKKKEDNEKFSKFMAIIKQLTVNVPLMELLEKMPNYAKFMKKFLTKKWKKKPDPGAFTIPCTVGSIKFTKALCNLGASINLMPLDIYKNLRLGEPTPPTMHLVMADRSVKRSVGILHDVPVKVDDFILPVDFVILDCDVDFEVPIILGRLLLATGRVLVDMELSELKFRYGKKEARFKMQPPIK from the exons atgagccaactttcggCTACTCTAAATCAGAGAAAAGCTGgaactttacctagtgatacggttcagaACCTGCGAACTGATGGCTcttgtatggcgattaccactcgtAGTGGTAAGATTTTATTTGGCCCTTATATGGGCAAATCTATAGAGAAGGAGGTAAGTGTTGATAAATTAAAAGAAagcaatccagtggagtctgagaagctggatggttttATTGACGTGTCATATAAAGAAGACGACTATAAAGAGGAAGTGGTATTGAAACAAATTCCAATACCACCACCTTCATTTCCTCAgaggttgaagaagaaagaagataacGAGAAATTTAGCAAGTTTATGGCAATAATAAAACAGCTGACtgtgaatgtgccattgatggagCTACTTGAGAAAATGCcgaactatgctaaatttatgaagaaatTTCTAACAAAGAAGTGGAAG AAAAAGCCTGATCCTGGAGCATTTACCATACCGTGCACAGTTGGGTCCATaaagtttaccaaagctttatgtaACTTAGGAGCAAGTATAAATCTGATGCCGCTTGATATATACAAGAATCTTAGATTGGGGGAGCCTACCCCCCCAACgatgcatcttgttatggcagaTAGATCGGTTAAGCGATCGGTTGGTATATTGCACGATGTGCCAGTAAAGGTGGATGATTTTATTCTGCCTGTAGACTTTGTGATactggattgtgatgttgattttgaggtacccatcatcttgggtagactATTATTAGCCACGGGgagagtattggttgatatggagctcaGTGAGCTCAAGTTCAGATATGGGAAAAAGGAGGCCAGATTTAAAATGCAACCTCCTATAAAGTAG